The Streptomyces sp. NL15-2K genome contains a region encoding:
- a CDS encoding universal stress protein, whose translation MTIPLVVGVDGSEASLEAVDWAADEAVRHDVPLHLLHAAARDDERVDVISGASKHARAGAPSVRLSSEVLHEDAAAALVDKGRNAFALVLGSRGLGDLAGMLLGSVSLAVAARADCPVVVVRGGAEHRGSRFGDIVVGVEDGEGSGTAVQFAFREAHVRRCRLVAVHAWSVPVGTPMPPGLSGYALQALQRPPAQVLAEALHDPAERYQDVPVSGEVVEGPARRALLKAAAGADLLVVGARRRHGHIGLQLGLVNHAVLHHAPCPIAVVPQT comes from the coding sequence GTGACGATTCCCCTTGTGGTCGGTGTCGACGGGTCCGAGGCGAGCCTGGAGGCGGTGGACTGGGCCGCCGACGAGGCGGTCCGGCACGATGTGCCGCTCCACCTCCTGCACGCCGCGGCGCGGGACGACGAGCGGGTGGACGTGATCAGTGGTGCCTCGAAGCATGCCAGGGCAGGGGCTCCCTCCGTGCGGCTGTCGAGTGAGGTGCTGCATGAGGACGCGGCCGCCGCCTTGGTCGACAAGGGACGCAACGCCTTCGCACTGGTGCTCGGGTCCAGGGGGCTCGGAGACCTTGCCGGGATGCTTCTGGGCTCGGTCAGCCTGGCCGTGGCCGCTCGCGCCGACTGCCCGGTGGTCGTTGTGCGTGGTGGGGCGGAGCACCGAGGCAGCCGGTTCGGGGACATCGTCGTCGGCGTCGAGGACGGGGAGGGCAGCGGTACGGCCGTGCAGTTCGCGTTCCGCGAGGCCCATGTGCGGCGCTGCCGGCTGGTGGCGGTGCACGCCTGGAGTGTCCCGGTCGGGACCCCTATGCCTCCGGGCCTGTCCGGATACGCCCTCCAAGCCCTCCAGCGCCCGCCGGCGCAAGTGCTCGCTGAGGCGCTGCACGACCCTGCGGAGCGGTATCAGGACGTGCCGGTGAGCGGCGAGGTGGTCGAAGGCCCGGCGCGGCGGGCACTCCTGAAAGCCGCGGCCGGCGCTGATCTGCTCGTTGTCGGCGCCCGCAGGCGGCATGGGCACATCGGTCTGCAGTTGGGTCTGGTCAACCACGCGGTGCTGCATCACGCGCCGTGCCCGATCGCGGTCGTTCCGCAGACATGA
- a CDS encoding CBS domain-containing protein → MTTAREIMHSGATCIQENETLEAAARRMKELDVGALPICGEDDRLHGIITDRDIVVKCLAQGKDPRTVTAGWLEQGKPVTIDAEADADKVLQAMEEHKIRRLPVIDDHRLVGMISEADLARHLPEDQVGHFVEVVCAAP, encoded by the coding sequence ATGACCACTGCCCGGGAGATCATGCACTCCGGTGCCACCTGCATCCAGGAGAACGAGACGCTGGAGGCCGCGGCCCGCAGGATGAAGGAGCTGGACGTCGGAGCCCTCCCGATCTGCGGGGAGGACGACCGGCTCCACGGGATCATCACCGACCGCGACATCGTGGTGAAGTGCCTCGCCCAGGGCAAGGACCCCAGGACCGTGACCGCGGGCTGGCTCGAGCAGGGCAAGCCGGTCACGATCGACGCAGAGGCCGATGCCGACAAGGTCCTTCAGGCCATGGAAGAGCACAAGATCCGTCGGCTGCCGGTCATCGACGATCATCGCCTCGTCGGCATGATCAGCGAGGCCGACCTCGCACGCCATCTGCCCGAGGACCAAGTGGGGCATTTCGTCGAGGTCGTCTGCGCGGCCCCCTGA
- a CDS encoding universal stress protein produces MQPAVTVGLDGSPESLAAARWAADEAEKRSLTLRLLHAWPLLAPEPTRIPAEIDQNYWAKRLMHNAQAELQARHPGLTVVGNLVADDAQNALLQAASESDMLVLGSRGLTPVESYFLGDISMSVVARAERPVVLVRAERGEEGRAPESGSAGGVVVALKLHGPCDDLLEFAFTTAAVRGLPLRTVHGRSVPIHAYAPWGVDHTVTHEVRQEAQKGLSQALRPWREKFPGVDVAEAIRLDSPARAVIAAAAGAELLVVGRRKHHPPLAPRLGPVAQAAAHHARCPVAVVPHD; encoded by the coding sequence ATGCAACCAGCCGTCACCGTGGGCCTCGACGGCTCACCCGAGAGTCTTGCCGCTGCCCGCTGGGCCGCCGACGAGGCCGAGAAGCGCAGTCTCACCCTGCGCCTGCTGCACGCGTGGCCGCTGTTGGCGCCGGAGCCGACCCGCATCCCGGCGGAAATCGATCAGAACTACTGGGCGAAGCGGCTCATGCACAACGCCCAGGCGGAACTCCAAGCGCGCCACCCGGGCCTCACCGTCGTCGGCAACCTGGTCGCCGACGACGCGCAGAACGCACTGCTCCAAGCGGCGTCGGAGTCCGACATGCTCGTGCTCGGCTCGCGGGGCCTGACTCCCGTGGAAAGCTACTTCCTCGGCGACATCAGCATGTCCGTCGTGGCGCGCGCCGAGCGGCCCGTGGTCCTGGTGCGCGCCGAGCGGGGGGAAGAAGGTCGCGCGCCCGAATCAGGTTCAGCAGGCGGCGTGGTGGTGGCACTGAAACTGCACGGACCGTGCGACGACCTGCTCGAATTCGCCTTCACCACCGCCGCGGTGCGGGGCTTGCCGCTCCGCACCGTCCATGGCCGCAGCGTGCCGATCCACGCGTACGCCCCCTGGGGCGTGGATCACACCGTGACCCACGAGGTCAGGCAGGAGGCCCAGAAGGGCCTGAGCCAAGCCCTCCGCCCCTGGCGCGAGAAGTTCCCGGGCGTGGACGTAGCTGAGGCCATCCGCCTCGACAGCCCCGCCAGGGCTGTCATAGCAGCCGCCGCAGGCGCCGAGTTGCTGGTCGTCGGCCGACGCAAGCACCACCCTCCCCTGGCGCCACGCCTGGGCCCCGTGGCCCAGGCCGCCGCCCACCACGCGCGGTGCCCTGTCGCCGTCGTCCCCCATGACTGA
- a CDS encoding glucose 1-dehydrogenase: protein MGRLNERVAIVTGGARGIGAAVARLFAAEGAGVVVADVLDAEGEKLAAELGGPARYAHLDVSTEDGWQTVVAETERELGPVSVLVNNAGILEWGTIEEQTLASFRRVIDVNVQGAWLGIRTAAPSLRRAGGGVIVNVSSIAGITGYAGIGGYVASKWALRGLTKAAALELAPDGIRVCSVHPGAVRTAMTADFDDSFTAGQPLPRFGEPDEVARMVLFIAADATFSTGVEFVLDGGVTAGPPSVLTPAH, encoded by the coding sequence ATGGGGCGTCTCAACGAGCGGGTGGCGATCGTCACCGGGGGAGCCAGAGGGATCGGCGCCGCTGTGGCACGTTTGTTCGCGGCTGAGGGTGCCGGCGTCGTGGTCGCTGATGTACTCGACGCCGAGGGGGAGAAGCTTGCGGCGGAACTCGGCGGCCCGGCCCGCTACGCGCACCTGGACGTCAGTACCGAGGATGGCTGGCAGACGGTGGTGGCGGAGACGGAGCGGGAACTGGGCCCTGTCTCGGTGCTGGTCAACAACGCCGGGATCCTCGAGTGGGGGACCATCGAGGAGCAGACCCTCGCATCCTTCCGAAGGGTCATCGACGTCAACGTCCAGGGCGCCTGGCTGGGTATCCGAACGGCGGCACCGTCGCTTCGCCGGGCCGGTGGGGGCGTGATCGTGAACGTCTCCTCGATCGCCGGGATCACCGGCTATGCCGGCATCGGAGGGTATGTGGCCAGCAAGTGGGCACTGCGCGGGCTGACCAAGGCCGCGGCTCTGGAACTGGCCCCGGACGGGATCCGTGTCTGCTCGGTCCACCCGGGCGCGGTGCGCACCGCGATGACGGCCGACTTCGACGACTCCTTCACCGCCGGACAGCCCCTCCCGCGATTCGGTGAACCCGACGAGGTCGCCCGTATGGTGCTCTTCATCGCCGCCGACGCCACCTTCTCGACCGGCGTGGAATTCGTCCTGGACGGCGGCGTCACCGCCGGCCCGCCGAGCGTGCTGACACCCGCCCACTGA
- a CDS encoding class I fructose-bisphosphate aldolase, which produces MTDIQGLLGDEAKGLLTYTAQGIPHEDLVLPGPDFVDRSVSATDRSPRVLRNLQSLFDHGRLAGTGYVSILPVDQGIEHSAASAFAANPRYLDPRNIVELAIEGGCNAVASTLGVLGAVSRRYAHKIPFIVKLNHNELLTYPNHYDQILFGNVEQCFELGAAGVGATVYFGSEQSDRQLQEVSEVFARAHELGMFTVVWCYLRNSAFKKDGVDYSVSADLTGQANHLGVTIEADIVKQKQPENNGGYTALDFGRTDKLLYGTLTTDHPIDLTRWQVANCYMGRVGLINSGGASAGKSDLAQAVRTAVINKRAGGTGLITGRKAFQRPTNEGVELLHAVQDVYLDDSITMA; this is translated from the coding sequence ATGACCGACATCCAAGGCTTGCTGGGCGACGAGGCCAAGGGCCTGCTGACCTATACCGCCCAAGGGATTCCCCACGAAGACCTGGTACTGCCGGGTCCTGACTTCGTCGACCGGAGCGTGTCCGCGACCGACCGTTCGCCCCGGGTGCTGCGCAATCTGCAGTCTCTCTTCGACCACGGCCGTCTGGCCGGCACGGGATACGTATCGATCCTGCCGGTGGACCAGGGCATCGAGCACTCCGCGGCGTCGGCGTTCGCCGCGAACCCCCGCTACCTCGACCCCAGGAACATCGTCGAGCTCGCCATCGAGGGCGGCTGCAACGCGGTCGCCAGCACCCTCGGTGTGCTCGGGGCGGTATCGCGGCGCTACGCACACAAGATCCCCTTCATCGTCAAGCTCAACCACAACGAACTGCTGACCTACCCGAACCACTACGACCAGATCCTGTTCGGCAACGTCGAGCAGTGCTTCGAACTCGGCGCGGCCGGCGTGGGCGCCACGGTCTACTTCGGCTCGGAGCAGTCGGACCGCCAGCTGCAGGAAGTCAGCGAAGTCTTCGCGCGCGCCCACGAATTGGGCATGTTCACCGTGGTGTGGTGCTACCTGCGCAATTCGGCGTTCAAGAAGGACGGCGTGGACTACTCGGTGTCGGCCGACCTCACCGGGCAGGCCAACCACCTCGGCGTGACCATCGAGGCCGACATCGTCAAACAGAAGCAGCCGGAGAACAACGGCGGCTACACCGCACTGGACTTCGGCAGGACCGACAAGCTCCTGTACGGCACGCTCACCACCGATCACCCGATCGACCTCACCCGCTGGCAGGTGGCCAACTGCTACATGGGCCGGGTCGGACTGATCAACAGTGGCGGCGCATCGGCCGGTAAAAGTGACCTCGCGCAAGCCGTACGGACCGCAGTGATCAACAAGCGGGCCGGAGGCACCGGCCTCATCACCGGCCGCAAAGCCTTCCAGCGGCCCACCAATGAAGGCGTCGAACTCCTCCACGCCGTCCAGGACGTCTACCTCGACGACAGCATCACCATGGCCTGA
- a CDS encoding 3'(2'),5'-bisphosphate nucleotidase CysQ has translation MDDHDFASFAAEAVGIRLLQVRAQFTGSDPAGLGAVGDREAQTLIARLLREHRPDDAVLSEETPDDPARLDADRVWIIDPLDGTREFADPPRDDWAVQVALWEKDRLTAGAVALPARALVLSTGQHPPTPPAWAGPPRMLVSRTRPPPFAGRLADLLGVQVLPQGSAGAKTADVLLGAADLYVHAGGQHEWDSAGPVAVAQAWGFHTSRLDGSPLVYNRPDPMLPDLIVSRTDLAPRVLAACARISHP, from the coding sequence ATGGACGATCACGACTTTGCGAGCTTCGCTGCCGAAGCCGTCGGCATCCGGCTTCTCCAGGTGCGCGCGCAGTTCACCGGCAGCGACCCTGCCGGGCTGGGTGCAGTCGGTGACCGTGAGGCACAAACACTCATCGCCCGGCTCCTGCGCGAACACCGCCCGGATGACGCCGTGCTGTCGGAGGAGACGCCCGACGATCCGGCCCGGCTCGACGCCGACCGCGTCTGGATCATCGATCCCCTGGACGGGACCCGCGAGTTCGCCGACCCGCCCCGCGACGACTGGGCGGTGCAAGTCGCCCTGTGGGAGAAGGACCGGCTGACAGCCGGGGCGGTCGCCCTGCCCGCCCGTGCGCTGGTCCTCTCCACCGGACAACACCCGCCCACCCCACCCGCCTGGGCCGGCCCACCGCGGATGCTGGTCAGCCGCACCCGCCCGCCGCCCTTCGCCGGACGGCTGGCCGACCTCCTCGGCGTGCAGGTCCTACCGCAGGGATCCGCAGGCGCCAAGACCGCCGACGTCCTGCTGGGAGCAGCCGACCTGTACGTGCATGCGGGAGGCCAGCACGAATGGGACTCCGCCGGGCCAGTAGCCGTGGCGCAGGCGTGGGGCTTCCACACCAGCCGCCTGGACGGCAGCCCTCTCGTCTACAACCGCCCCGACCCGATGCTGCCCGACCTCATCGTCAGCCGCACCGACCTGGCCCCCCGCGTCCTGGCGGCCTGTGCTCGGATCAGCCACCCTTAA